In one Brienomyrus brachyistius isolate T26 chromosome 5, BBRACH_0.4, whole genome shotgun sequence genomic region, the following are encoded:
- the LOC125741916 gene encoding protein FAM117A-like isoform X2: MSCRSGVGAVRGCTSGLQPMRATVPFQLNNKAQPGPRDARTAERTKPGAPKPNIRRTLSLDTVVGPYLQSQWPKELDPEGICSLSDKATQTPSSWPEEAQVRRAGSGHKRSASWSSAEHRRELAKLKQHLQQRSKRGGRERDQAPWLGGSSAGTTQTTPIAIPLAPLVRLAPRLRHSIEGLNQELEGVFVREQPEERHRILDVPDGHRAPVPSQRCSSSSQSDPSPALLPSSPSPCSSLSPFPLGDMASDSDVDALGYGTLSRSPPFPLGGAVDSSFLQLSSSPRPNKSYSFQREPPEGCERVRVSEDGLTCLADRSFPLSCPDPNKVNFTPHGGSAFCPVSLLKPLLPSVDFLFRSLSVSPVAGCSSQGAAPYQVTSSGVVGYLGLHADTAATTAM, translated from the exons ATGTCGTGCCGAAGCGGAGTGGGGGCTGTGCGCGGCTGCACCTCGGGTCTCCAGCCCATGAGAGCCACGGTCCCCTTTCAGCTGAACAACAAAGCGCAGCCCGGGCCCAGGGATGCCAGGACAG CCGAGAGGACCAAACCAGGCGCCCCAAAGCCCAACATCCGACGCACCCTGTCCTTGGACACGGTGGTTGGGCCCTATCTGCAGAGCCAGTGGCCCAAGGAGCTGGACCCCGAGGGCATCTGCAGCCTGAGTGACAAGGCCACACAG ACGCCCAGTTCGTGGCCAGAGGAGGCCCAGGTGCGGAGAGCGGGCAGCGGGCACAAGCGCTCAGCATCATGGAGCAGCGCGGAGCACCGGCGAGAG cttgcCAAATTGAAACAGCACCTCCAGCAGCGCTCCAAACGTGGGGGTCGTGAACGGGACCAGGCGCCCTGGCTTGGGGGCAGCTCTGCAGGGACCACCCAG ACGACACCCATCGCCATCCCGCTCGCGCCCCTGGTCAGGCTGGCCCCCCGCTTACGGCACAGCATAGAGGGCCTCAACCAGGAGCTGGAGGGCGTCTTTGTGCGGGAACAGCCAGAGGAGCGGCACAGA ATTTTGGATGTACCCGATGGCCACCGAGCTCCAGTTCCTTCCCAGCGATGCAGCAGCAGCTCCCAGAGTGACCCCTCCCCTGCACTCCTGCCCTCATCTCCGTCACCCTGCTCTTCCTTATCACCCTTCCCCCTGGGCGATATGGCTTCTGACTCTGACGTAG ATGCACTGGGCTACGGTACGCTGTCCCGCTCACCGCCGTTCCCCCTTGGTGGCGCCGTTGACTCCTCCTTCCTGCAGCTGTCCTCCTCCCCCCGCCCCAACAAAAGCTACTCCTTCCAGAGGGAGCCCCCCGAAGGCTGTGAGAGGGTACGCGTCTCTGAGGATGGCCT CACCTGTCTGGCTGACCGCTCTTTCCCATTATCCTGCCCTGACCCCAACAAGGTGAACTTCACTCCACATGGCGGctctgccttctgccctgtcaGCCTGTTAAAGCCCCTCCTCCCATCTGTGGACTTCCTGTTCCGCAGCCTATCAGTGTCCCCTGTCGCCGGCTGCTCTAGCCAGGGCGCCGCCCCCTATCAGGTCACCAGCTCAGGAGTGGTTGGGTACCTGGGCCTCCATGCTGACACTGCTGCCACCACGGCCATGTGA
- the LOC125741916 gene encoding protein FAM117A-like isoform X1, which translates to MSCRSGVGAVRGCTSGLQPMRATVPFQLNNKAQPGPRDARTAERTKPGAPKPNIRRTLSLDTVVGPYLQSQWPKELDPEGICSLSDKATQTPSSWPEEAQVRRAGSGHKRSASWSSAEHRRELAKLKQHLQQRSKRGGRERDQAPWLGGSSAGTTQTTPIAIPLAPLVRLAPRLRHSIEGLNQELEGVFVREQPEERHRILDVPDGHRAPVPSQRCSSSSQSDPSPALLPSSPSPCSSLSPFPLGDMASDSDVDALGYGTLSRSPPFPLGGAVDSSFLQLSSSPRPNKSYSFQREPPEGCERVRVSEDGLSTCLADRSFPLSCPDPNKVNFTPHGGSAFCPVSLLKPLLPSVDFLFRSLSVSPVAGCSSQGAAPYQVTSSGVVGYLGLHADTAATTAM; encoded by the exons ATGTCGTGCCGAAGCGGAGTGGGGGCTGTGCGCGGCTGCACCTCGGGTCTCCAGCCCATGAGAGCCACGGTCCCCTTTCAGCTGAACAACAAAGCGCAGCCCGGGCCCAGGGATGCCAGGACAG CCGAGAGGACCAAACCAGGCGCCCCAAAGCCCAACATCCGACGCACCCTGTCCTTGGACACGGTGGTTGGGCCCTATCTGCAGAGCCAGTGGCCCAAGGAGCTGGACCCCGAGGGCATCTGCAGCCTGAGTGACAAGGCCACACAG ACGCCCAGTTCGTGGCCAGAGGAGGCCCAGGTGCGGAGAGCGGGCAGCGGGCACAAGCGCTCAGCATCATGGAGCAGCGCGGAGCACCGGCGAGAG cttgcCAAATTGAAACAGCACCTCCAGCAGCGCTCCAAACGTGGGGGTCGTGAACGGGACCAGGCGCCCTGGCTTGGGGGCAGCTCTGCAGGGACCACCCAG ACGACACCCATCGCCATCCCGCTCGCGCCCCTGGTCAGGCTGGCCCCCCGCTTACGGCACAGCATAGAGGGCCTCAACCAGGAGCTGGAGGGCGTCTTTGTGCGGGAACAGCCAGAGGAGCGGCACAGA ATTTTGGATGTACCCGATGGCCACCGAGCTCCAGTTCCTTCCCAGCGATGCAGCAGCAGCTCCCAGAGTGACCCCTCCCCTGCACTCCTGCCCTCATCTCCGTCACCCTGCTCTTCCTTATCACCCTTCCCCCTGGGCGATATGGCTTCTGACTCTGACGTAG ATGCACTGGGCTACGGTACGCTGTCCCGCTCACCGCCGTTCCCCCTTGGTGGCGCCGTTGACTCCTCCTTCCTGCAGCTGTCCTCCTCCCCCCGCCCCAACAAAAGCTACTCCTTCCAGAGGGAGCCCCCCGAAGGCTGTGAGAGGGTACGCGTCTCTGAGGATGGCCT CAGCACCTGTCTGGCTGACCGCTCTTTCCCATTATCCTGCCCTGACCCCAACAAGGTGAACTTCACTCCACATGGCGGctctgccttctgccctgtcaGCCTGTTAAAGCCCCTCCTCCCATCTGTGGACTTCCTGTTCCGCAGCCTATCAGTGTCCCCTGTCGCCGGCTGCTCTAGCCAGGGCGCCGCCCCCTATCAGGTCACCAGCTCAGGAGTGGTTGGGTACCTGGGCCTCCATGCTGACACTGCTGCCACCACGGCCATGTGA